Proteins from one Oryzomonas sagensis genomic window:
- the dnaB gene encoding replicative DNA helicase — protein MQDQKLPPQDAAAEMSVLGSIFLDNETVHTALSILSGDDFYREPHRKIFGAMVSLSDADSPIDAITLNDELRRRGDLEAVGGMAYILTLADYTPTAANCAYYCRIVKDRALNRRMITVGNELTALGYAEEPGAGELLESALMKLSVQQKNEPVAVTDLLRDANKRLQARHDRRGQVQGMSFGIPALDNITEGLHRGDLVIIAGRPSMGKSALASNIAENICGATNDAGMIFSLEMSRENIMDRMITSRGRINYTRMRSGQLHDTEWTKCVRAQEQISRMRLLIDDTPAISLREIRSKCRKQKRSGLDLVVVDYLQLMRMSEKNNRSQEVGECSRGLKQLARELDCAVVLLSQLSRAVENRPNKKPTMSDLRDSGEIEQDADMILFPFRPAVYCQKCIDRVDDDHHNLYEHMSVAELIIAKQRNGEANRSIPLIWLGEFQRFEGVE, from the coding sequence ATGCAGGATCAGAAACTACCGCCGCAGGATGCGGCTGCTGAAATGTCGGTACTTGGCTCGATCTTCCTCGACAACGAGACGGTGCATACGGCCCTCTCCATCCTGTCGGGTGATGATTTCTACCGGGAGCCGCATCGTAAAATCTTCGGCGCCATGGTGAGCCTGTCGGATGCAGATAGCCCGATTGACGCGATCACCCTCAATGACGAGCTGCGGCGCCGGGGAGATTTGGAAGCCGTTGGGGGTATGGCCTACATCCTCACCCTGGCCGATTACACTCCAACCGCAGCAAACTGCGCCTACTACTGCCGGATTGTCAAAGACCGGGCACTGAACCGTAGGATGATCACAGTCGGCAACGAATTGACGGCGTTGGGGTATGCCGAGGAACCTGGCGCTGGGGAATTGCTCGAATCCGCGCTGATGAAACTGTCCGTGCAGCAGAAAAACGAACCGGTAGCTGTCACCGACTTACTGAGAGACGCCAATAAGCGGTTACAGGCCCGGCATGATCGCAGGGGACAGGTGCAGGGTATGAGTTTTGGCATCCCCGCCCTGGACAACATCACCGAGGGGCTTCATCGTGGCGACCTCGTCATTATCGCTGGCCGGCCCTCAATGGGCAAATCTGCCCTTGCATCGAACATCGCGGAAAACATCTGTGGCGCCACCAACGATGCGGGGATGATTTTTAGCCTCGAAATGTCCCGGGAAAACATCATGGACCGGATGATAACGAGTCGGGGGAGAATCAACTACACCCGGATGCGCAGCGGTCAACTCCACGACACTGAATGGACAAAATGTGTAAGGGCGCAGGAACAAATCAGCCGCATGCGCCTGTTGATAGACGATACCCCGGCAATCTCGCTGCGGGAGATCCGCTCGAAATGTCGGAAACAGAAACGCTCTGGTCTGGATTTGGTGGTAGTAGATTACCTGCAGCTGATGAGGATGAGCGAGAAAAACAATAGGTCGCAGGAAGTGGGGGAGTGTTCCCGGGGGTTGAAACAACTGGCGAGGGAATTGGATTGCGCTGTTGTTCTGCTTTCCCAACTGAGCCGAGCCGTGGAAAATCGCCCCAACAAAAAACCCACAATGAGTGACCTGAGAGATTCGGGCGAGATTGAGCAGGATGCGGACATGATTTTGTTCCCGTTCCGCCCGGCGGTGTACTGCCAAAAATGCATAGACCGAGTGGACGATGACCACCACAACCTCTATGAGCACATGTCGGTGGCTGAGTTGATAATCGCCAAACAGCGCAACGGGGAAGCCAACAGGTCAATCCCCCTGATATGGCTCGGGGAGTTCCAGCGTTTTGAAGGTGTCGAGTAA
- a CDS encoding replication protein, producing the protein MGPQCEDGYTKIANELLDALCLTRIPGESMQVFMTIMRKTYGYGKKSDVIALSQLSDATGIVKTHISRAISKLENMNMIVTQKGNAKGTSYGINKNYNTWLLLPKKVTLPKKVIIVTQKGNLPLPKKVNTKERESFKEKKEREMFEICIAWKAYVEMRVKIKKPLTPYAMKLRVGDLIKLQVQGQDPIAVLNQSTAACWQDLYPLKKNDAQLVEEIKQAVAPEMSDAIKRARERYAGSETTAAGCGC; encoded by the coding sequence ATGGGGCCACAATGCGAAGACGGCTACACCAAGATTGCAAATGAGTTGCTTGATGCGTTATGTCTTACTCGTATCCCAGGTGAATCAATGCAGGTTTTTATGACCATCATGAGAAAAACTTATGGGTATGGGAAAAAGTCGGATGTGATCGCATTGAGCCAGCTTTCGGACGCTACGGGCATTGTAAAAACCCATATCTCGAGAGCCATTTCGAAGCTCGAAAACATGAATATGATAGTTACCCAAAAAGGTAACGCAAAAGGCACAAGTTATGGAATTAACAAGAATTACAATACATGGTTGTTGTTACCCAAAAAGGTAACGTTACCCAAAAAGGTAATAATCGTTACCCAAAAAGGTAATTTGCCGTTACCCAAAAAGGTTAATACAAAAGAAAGAGAATCTTTTAAAGAAAAAAAAGAAAGGGAGATGTTCGAAATCTGTATCGCTTGGAAAGCATACGTAGAGATGAGGGTTAAAATTAAAAAGCCTCTGACTCCTTATGCCATGAAACTACGAGTAGGCGATTTGATAAAATTACAGGTGCAAGGGCAAGACCCTATCGCGGTGCTCAACCAATCAACTGCGGCGTGCTGGCAAGACCTTTACCCCCTGAAAAAAAATGATGCCCAGCTGGTTGAGGAAATTAAACAGGCTGTAGCCCCTGAAATGTCTGATGCAATAAAACGAGCAAGGGAACGCTATGCAGGATCAGAAACTACCGCCGCAGGATGCGGCTGCTGA
- a CDS encoding DUF968 domain-containing protein, whose translation MMLPKDKPERSPMYLSFIRRQPCAMCGRLDGINSHHTEGGGMSTKGSDFKTIPLCYLCHHRLHNQHGKRGPWGADKLAEMIAGYNERFRAQQ comes from the coding sequence ATGATGCTACCCAAAGACAAACCAGAACGCAGCCCGATGTATCTGTCCTTCATCCGCCGCCAGCCCTGCGCAATGTGTGGCCGCCTGGACGGTATCAATTCACACCACACCGAGGGCGGGGGCATGAGCACCAAGGGGAGCGATTTTAAGACCATCCCGTTGTGTTACCTCTGCCACCATAGGCTGCATAACCAGCATGGCAAGCGCGGCCCGTGGGGTGCTGATAAATTGGCGGAGATGATCGCAGGGTACAATGAGCGATTCAGGGCGCAGCAATAA
- a CDS encoding Holliday junction endonuclease has translation MIILGIDPGIKGGVAWCWDNGESVKSHPMPATRKQLYQLLRDNLAGAKLKAVVESVHSMPKQGVASTFKFGKGYGEVLGILTALGAEIIEPTPQAWKKVVLAGTDKSKDAAIQVAENLYPEINLVPKGCRKPHDGMADAVCLMHYGRTLP, from the coding sequence ATGATTATTTTGGGGATTGACCCCGGCATCAAGGGGGGCGTGGCGTGGTGTTGGGACAATGGAGAATCGGTCAAATCACATCCTATGCCAGCGACGCGGAAACAGCTTTACCAGCTTTTGAGAGACAACCTTGCCGGCGCAAAACTCAAGGCTGTTGTCGAGTCTGTCCACTCCATGCCGAAACAGGGCGTCGCCAGCACGTTTAAATTTGGTAAAGGGTATGGTGAGGTGCTTGGAATCCTCACGGCCCTTGGAGCCGAGATTATCGAGCCTACTCCGCAAGCGTGGAAGAAGGTGGTACTGGCCGGGACCGACAAAAGTAAGGACGCCGCAATACAGGTTGCGGAGAACCTTTACCCGGAGATCAACCTAGTGCCAAAGGGATGCCGAAAGCCCCATGACGGGATGGCCGACGCCGTATGTCTCATGCACTACGGGCGCACTCTGCCATGA
- a CDS encoding DNA methyltransferase, with the protein MSDAYLDFLKSKIEIAQESGFEVPDSAISLVLKPHQHAAVKWAIRGGCRALFESFGLGKSIQQLEICRIIAQHEGGRALIVCPLDVRLEFANDAHNLLNLPTRYVRNMAEIKASTEQVLITNYERVRDGDIDPSYFAVTSLDEASILRSFGSKTYQEFLPKFAQVPYRFVATATPSPNRYKELIHYAGYLGVMDTGQALTRFFQRDSSKANNLTLYPHKEDEFWLWVSTWALFITKPSDLGFDDAGYDLPPMDIRYHEIKVDHAGAGAERDGQMKLYRDASSGGLPAAAKEKRDSMVQRIAKAAEIINEAPDDHYLIWHDQDSERDEIKHTIEDVAIITGTGDLEERAERLHDFANGIIPRMATKKSISAAGGNFQRHCHRAIFVGIDHKFHDFIQAIYRIYRFMQPNQVRIDVIYTESERAILEDLKRKWTQHDRMVEKMIAIIKKYGLSAAGKEGVLQRHIGVKRVEIKTDLFTAVNNDCVEETTRMPDNSVGLICTSIPFANHYEYTPSYNDFGHTSGNPHFWAQMDFLTPQLLRILQPGRIAAIHVKDRILFGNTTGDGMPTCDSFHEETSLHFQRHGFKKIGMITVDTDVVRENNQTYRLGWTEQCKDGSKMGVGCPEYILLFRKLPSDKSTAYADVPVVKSKEEYPCSRWQLDAHAHWRSSGDRLLTPDEIAALPIDGGAFQAAYRKYSRDSIYNYHEHLAMVQRLEESGKLPKIFMVAAPASINSDIWDDINRMRTLNTAQSMKGRQLHVCPLQLDIVERIITRYSNKGDVVMDPFGGIMTVPYMALKLGRRGYGIELNHDYFRDGVGYLKAAEEEMAMPTLFDFMEAA; encoded by the coding sequence ATGAGCGACGCCTACCTGGACTTCCTCAAGAGCAAAATAGAAATCGCCCAAGAGAGCGGTTTTGAAGTCCCTGACTCTGCCATATCTCTGGTGCTCAAACCTCACCAGCACGCCGCGGTAAAGTGGGCGATCCGTGGTGGGTGCCGGGCACTGTTCGAGTCGTTCGGCCTGGGTAAATCCATTCAGCAACTGGAAATCTGCCGCATCATCGCACAGCACGAGGGCGGCCGAGCGCTTATCGTTTGCCCCCTCGACGTGCGCCTGGAGTTTGCCAACGACGCCCATAACCTGCTCAATCTCCCGACCCGGTACGTCCGCAATATGGCCGAGATCAAAGCATCAACCGAGCAGGTACTGATCACCAATTATGAGCGAGTGCGCGACGGCGATATTGACCCGAGCTATTTCGCCGTCACCTCCCTGGACGAAGCATCAATCCTCCGGTCGTTCGGTTCGAAAACGTATCAAGAGTTTCTGCCAAAGTTCGCGCAGGTACCGTACCGGTTCGTTGCTACGGCCACTCCTTCGCCCAACCGGTACAAAGAGTTGATTCATTACGCCGGGTACCTGGGGGTGATGGACACCGGGCAGGCCTTGACCAGATTCTTCCAGCGCGATAGCAGCAAGGCGAATAACCTCACGCTATACCCTCACAAAGAGGATGAATTCTGGCTGTGGGTGTCAACCTGGGCGCTCTTCATCACCAAACCCTCTGACCTTGGCTTTGACGATGCCGGTTATGACCTCCCGCCGATGGATATCCGGTATCACGAGATCAAGGTGGACCATGCCGGCGCCGGGGCCGAGCGCGACGGGCAGATGAAGCTGTACCGGGATGCCAGTTCCGGTGGCTTGCCGGCGGCCGCCAAAGAGAAACGGGACAGTATGGTTCAGCGCATTGCCAAGGCCGCTGAGATTATCAACGAGGCGCCGGATGACCATTACCTGATCTGGCATGACCAGGACAGCGAACGTGACGAGATCAAACACACCATTGAGGATGTGGCTATCATCACCGGGACTGGAGACTTGGAAGAGCGCGCCGAACGTCTCCATGATTTTGCCAACGGCATAATCCCCCGCATGGCTACCAAGAAAAGCATCAGCGCTGCCGGGGGGAACTTCCAGCGCCACTGCCATCGGGCAATATTCGTCGGCATCGATCACAAGTTCCACGATTTCATTCAGGCCATCTACCGAATCTATCGTTTCATGCAGCCGAACCAGGTCCGCATCGACGTGATCTATACGGAATCCGAGCGGGCCATCCTGGAGGACCTGAAACGGAAGTGGACGCAGCATGACCGCATGGTCGAAAAGATGATTGCAATCATCAAAAAATACGGGCTGTCGGCCGCTGGGAAAGAGGGCGTCCTGCAGCGTCACATAGGAGTAAAGCGCGTGGAAATCAAAACCGACCTTTTTACCGCGGTCAATAATGACTGCGTTGAGGAAACCACCAGGATGCCGGACAACAGCGTCGGCCTGATCTGCACCAGCATCCCGTTCGCCAACCATTACGAGTACACCCCCTCGTACAACGACTTTGGCCACACCAGCGGCAATCCTCATTTTTGGGCGCAGATGGATTTCCTCACCCCGCAGTTGCTTCGGATACTCCAGCCGGGCCGCATTGCCGCGATCCACGTCAAAGACCGCATCCTGTTCGGCAACACGACCGGCGACGGCATGCCGACCTGCGATTCCTTCCACGAGGAGACGAGCCTGCACTTCCAGCGGCACGGCTTCAAGAAGATCGGGATGATCACTGTGGACACGGACGTGGTGAGGGAAAACAACCAGACCTACCGCCTGGGATGGACGGAACAGTGCAAGGACGGCTCTAAAATGGGAGTGGGCTGCCCGGAATACATCCTCCTGTTTCGTAAACTCCCTTCTGACAAATCCACCGCCTATGCCGATGTGCCGGTGGTGAAGAGCAAGGAGGAATACCCATGTTCCAGGTGGCAGTTGGATGCTCATGCTCACTGGAGGAGCTCCGGGGACCGGTTGCTCACCCCTGACGAGATTGCCGCGCTCCCCATCGACGGCGGGGCCTTCCAGGCGGCCTACCGCAAGTACAGCCGGGACAGCATTTACAATTACCACGAGCACCTGGCCATGGTGCAGCGCCTGGAGGAAAGCGGCAAGCTGCCAAAGATTTTCATGGTGGCGGCGCCAGCGTCAATCAACAGCGATATTTGGGACGATATTAACCGCATGCGGACCCTCAACACCGCTCAAAGCATGAAAGGGCGGCAACTTCACGTCTGCCCCCTGCAGTTGGATATCGTGGAGAGGATCATCACCAGGTACAGCAACAAAGGCGATGTGGTCATGGACCCGTTCGGCGGCATCATGACGGTGCCGTACATGGCCCTCAAACTCGGGCGCCGGGGGTACGGCATCGAACTGAACCACGATTATTTCCGGGACGGCGTCGGGTACTTGAAAGCGGCCGAGGAAGAGATGGCCATGCCCACCCTGTTCGACTTCATGGAGGCGGCGTGA
- a CDS encoding recombination protein NinB → MKQKLTISSEPLRHRAIEIIRALPLDVAHDLDIREHKTTRNLEQNARMWAMLTDISEQVDWYGQRLTKEDWKDVFTASLKRLKVVPGIDGGFVVIGAHTSKMSVSEMSELIEFAMAFGCQHNVKWRDYE, encoded by the coding sequence ATGAAGCAGAAACTCACCATATCATCCGAGCCCCTGCGCCACCGGGCCATCGAGATCATCAGGGCACTCCCCTTGGATGTTGCCCATGACCTCGATATCCGGGAGCATAAGACCACTCGCAACCTCGAGCAGAACGCCCGGATGTGGGCCATGCTCACCGACATATCAGAGCAGGTTGACTGGTACGGGCAGAGGCTGACCAAAGAGGATTGGAAGGACGTATTCACCGCCTCGCTGAAGCGTTTAAAGGTTGTACCCGGCATAGACGGTGGTTTTGTGGTTATCGGGGCGCATACGTCCAAAATGAGCGTTTCCGAGATGTCGGAACTGATCGAATTTGCGATGGCCTTCGGGTGCCAACACAACGTGAAATGGAGGGATTACGAATAA
- a CDS encoding lambda exonuclease family protein, which yields MDIQQGTPEWFQMRLGKVTASKVADVMSKGRGSAESAGVRNYRAQLVCERLTGAMEETYTNAAMQRGTELEPFARECYEFLKGVTVEQVAFIDHPTIPMAGASPDGLVGDDGLVEIKCPNTATHIDYLLGGEPPAQYIPQMTWQLACTGRKWVDFVSYDPRLPEEMQLFVVRFRRDDGEIQKMEAAVVAFNSSVDQMIADLRALRA from the coding sequence ATGGATATCCAGCAGGGTACGCCCGAATGGTTTCAGATGCGTCTCGGCAAGGTCACGGCCTCCAAAGTGGCTGACGTAATGAGCAAGGGACGGGGCAGCGCGGAATCGGCTGGGGTTCGGAACTATCGGGCGCAGTTGGTGTGCGAGCGTCTCACCGGCGCTATGGAGGAAACCTATACCAATGCCGCCATGCAGCGCGGGACCGAGTTGGAACCGTTCGCCCGTGAGTGCTACGAGTTTTTGAAGGGCGTCACGGTGGAGCAGGTTGCCTTTATCGATCACCCAACAATCCCGATGGCCGGGGCAAGCCCGGATGGGCTGGTGGGGGATGATGGGCTGGTGGAGATCAAATGTCCAAACACGGCAACGCACATTGATTACCTGTTGGGCGGTGAACCTCCCGCTCAATACATACCGCAGATGACATGGCAACTCGCCTGTACTGGCCGGAAATGGGTGGATTTCGTTTCCTACGACCCGCGCTTGCCCGAAGAAATGCAATTGTTCGTTGTGCGTTTCCGCCGGGATGATGGCGAGATTCAGAAGATGGAGGCCGCCGTTGTCGCTTTCAACTCTTCCGTTGACCAGATGATTGCCGACCTCAGGGCGCTGCGGGCATGA
- a CDS encoding ERF family protein, translated as MDNEITTIPAASITPMDLIVRAQHSNASIDQMQQLFDLQLRYEANEARKAYNDAMANFREKAPAIAKTRTGHNIKYAGLSESIEAIQPLLSQFGLSHQWKTRQDGNLITVECTVTHRMGHSESTSLSSSPDTSGSKNAIQAIGSTVSYLERYTLYAILGLSSRDMDDDGNGAGKKDDAPIITEAQASDLLTLIENVGADVAKFCVYWKIDAVKYLPAAKFASAVKMLEKKRGA; from the coding sequence ATGGATAATGAAATAACCACGATACCGGCAGCATCAATCACACCGATGGACCTAATCGTGAGAGCGCAGCATTCGAACGCGAGTATTGACCAGATGCAGCAGCTTTTCGACCTGCAACTTCGCTATGAGGCGAATGAGGCGCGGAAAGCATATAACGATGCCATGGCAAATTTCCGGGAGAAAGCCCCGGCGATTGCCAAGACTCGTACCGGCCACAATATCAAATATGCGGGCCTTTCGGAGTCCATCGAAGCCATACAACCTTTGCTTTCTCAATTCGGCCTGTCCCACCAATGGAAGACACGGCAGGACGGTAACCTTATCACCGTTGAATGCACCGTCACGCATCGTATGGGGCATTCGGAGTCAACCAGTTTGTCCTCTTCCCCTGACACTAGCGGCAGCAAGAACGCAATCCAAGCTATCGGGTCGACGGTCTCCTACCTCGAACGCTACACCCTCTATGCAATCCTCGGGCTCTCAAGTCGGGACATGGACGATGACGGCAACGGGGCCGGTAAAAAAGATGACGCCCCGATTATCACCGAGGCCCAGGCAAGCGACCTGCTCACCCTGATCGAGAATGTGGGGGCGGACGTGGCAAAATTTTGCGTGTACTGGAAAATTGACGCCGTGAAGTATCTCCCCGCTGCCAAATTTGCCAGTGCCGTAAAGATGCTCGAAAAGAAACGGGGGGCGTGA